One region of Salvelinus sp. IW2-2015 linkage group LG1, ASM291031v2, whole genome shotgun sequence genomic DNA includes:
- the LOC111965351 gene encoding syntaxin-16 isoform X3, producing MATRRLTDAFLLMRNNAIQNRQILAEQLADDRMALVSGISLDPEAAVGVTKRLPPKWVDGVVEIQYEITRVQQKMKELAALHDKHMNRPTLDDSSEEEHAIEITTQEITQMFHRCQRAVTGLQTRCGHCTEQEERLLRNVVSSLAGSLQELSTNFRHTQSSYLKRMKNREERSKHFFDSGPLMEEDEDLAQYEMGFTDDQLVLVEQNTVMVEEREREVRQIVQSITDLNEIFRDLAGMVVEQGTVLDRIDFNVEQSCVKTDEGLKQLQKAEQYQKKNRKMLVILILTVIVVVLILILFGTKF from the exons TTGGCTGATGACCGTATGGCCCTGGTCTCAGGGATCAGTCTGGACCCAGAAGCTGCCGTCGGAGTCACCAAGAGACTGCCGCCCAAGTGGGTAGATGGGGTCGTTGAG ATTCAGTATGAAATCACACGGGTCCAGCAGAAAATGAAGGAGCTGGCCGCCCTACATGACAAGCACATGAACCGTCCTACCCTCGATGACAGCAGTGAAGAGGAGCATGCCATAGAGATCACCACTCAGGAGATCACACAG ATGTTCCACCGGTGTCAGCGTGCAGTGACAGGTCTGCAGACTCGCTGTGGCCACTGcacagagcaggaggagaggctgCTGAGAAATGTGGTGTCCTCATTGGCAGGGAGCCTGCAAGAGCTGTCCACCAACTTCAGACACACGCAGTCCAGCTATCTAAAGC GCATGAAGAATCGTGAGGAGAGATCCAAACACTTTTTTGACTCTGGTCCTCTAATGGAGGAGGATGAAGACCTGGCACAATATGAAATG GGGTTTACAGATGACCAGCTGGTCCTGGTAGAGCAGAACACAGTGATGGTGGAGGAACGTGAGAGAGAGGTCCGACAGATAGTCCAGTCCATCACCGACCTGAATGAGATTTTCCGAGACCTGGCAGGAATGGTGGTGGAACAG GGCACAGTACTTGACAGAATTGACTTCAATGTGGAGCAATCGTGTGTCAAAACAGACGAGgggttaaaacagttacaaaag GCTGAACAGTATCAGAAGAAAAACCGAAAGATGCTGGTCATTTTAATTCTTACTGTTATAGTTGTTGTTCTAATACTTATTCTATTTGGGACCAAGTTCTAG
- the LOC111965351 gene encoding syntaxin-16 isoform X4 — translation MALVSGISLDPEAAVGVTKRLPPKWVDGVVEIQYEITRVQQKMKELAALHDKHMNRPTLDDSSEEEHAIEITTQEITQMFHRCQRAVTGLQTRCGHCTEQEERLLRNVVSSLAGSLQELSTNFRHTQSSYLKRMKNREERSKHFFDSGPLMEEDEDLAQYEMGFTDDQLVLVEQNTVMVEEREREVRQIVQSITDLNEIFRDLAGMVVEQGTVLDRIDFNVEQSCVKTDEGLKQLQKAEQYQKKNRKMLVILILTVIVVVLILILFGTKF, via the exons ATGGCCCTGGTCTCAGGGATCAGTCTGGACCCAGAAGCTGCCGTCGGAGTCACCAAGAGACTGCCGCCCAAGTGGGTAGATGGGGTCGTTGAG ATTCAGTATGAAATCACACGGGTCCAGCAGAAAATGAAGGAGCTGGCCGCCCTACATGACAAGCACATGAACCGTCCTACCCTCGATGACAGCAGTGAAGAGGAGCATGCCATAGAGATCACCACTCAGGAGATCACACAG ATGTTCCACCGGTGTCAGCGTGCAGTGACAGGTCTGCAGACTCGCTGTGGCCACTGcacagagcaggaggagaggctgCTGAGAAATGTGGTGTCCTCATTGGCAGGGAGCCTGCAAGAGCTGTCCACCAACTTCAGACACACGCAGTCCAGCTATCTAAAGC GCATGAAGAATCGTGAGGAGAGATCCAAACACTTTTTTGACTCTGGTCCTCTAATGGAGGAGGATGAAGACCTGGCACAATATGAAATG GGGTTTACAGATGACCAGCTGGTCCTGGTAGAGCAGAACACAGTGATGGTGGAGGAACGTGAGAGAGAGGTCCGACAGATAGTCCAGTCCATCACCGACCTGAATGAGATTTTCCGAGACCTGGCAGGAATGGTGGTGGAACAG GGCACAGTACTTGACAGAATTGACTTCAATGTGGAGCAATCGTGTGTCAAAACAGACGAGgggttaaaacagttacaaaag GCTGAACAGTATCAGAAGAAAAACCGAAAGATGCTGGTCATTTTAATTCTTACTGTTATAGTTGTTGTTCTAATACTTATTCTATTTGGGACCAAGTTCTAG